The Hippoglossus hippoglossus isolate fHipHip1 chromosome 21, fHipHip1.pri, whole genome shotgun sequence genome contains a region encoding:
- the rev1 gene encoding DNA repair protein REV1 isoform X2, translating into MSRDVWTKKKANASGDNGWAERGGYMAAKVSKLDEQFKRDAPREKQKQGICSNIFSGVAIYVNGYTDPSADELRRLMMLHGGQFHVYYSRSKTTHIIANNLPNNKIQELKGEKIIRPQWIMDSVKAGHLLPYLQYQLYTKQKGPLFPGMTLRQISEIAGPSNGPLQPSVNQKLHLPQHSVQHSAPKHDHPSSSYQNEANPTPSHSQPQSLQRSSAAFLMNPQPSHLASSHLNIDPSHRSPLHTHSMLNPSSTKPPQSPLQTPHRCLSNQRAGQQQPQSNTCQSGCKEVDLKVNGSLQTSADVIMSHSKMNKMQQCGKDLYPQAVKQVPLTNGHVHHVNGALKPEDLSPVSDDPSVDEELPDYRVQSPDIKPQNPPVQCQPKPDPYEFPHSPPKQSDQWPVCLEESSSQAANEQRHKPPPPSYQEAIKATESHLIPKQLQPSLQVDSPPEKTHLSSASHSLSHSLVRLNGSHHNAFSSDPASFNTTITEKPPSSSSSASKSSPQLQAKTNDLISEFYSHSRLHQISTWRTGFSEYVNELHSKRKAAGGASFPGKERLRKCVALRSSDSQGTSAAPIVKSCILHVDMDCFFVSVGIRHRPDLKGKPVAVTSNRGQARVPLRPGANPQLEQQYYQRKHTLPTTEISDEDLHRTPSQQSPESHANGVDQDVAVMSMAEIASCSYEARQAGVRNGMFFGKAKQLCPLLQAVPYDFEAYKEVALSMYETLASYTHDIEALSCDEVLIDGSALLTELGVNADDLAEAIRADIKEKSGCCASVGMGSNILLARLATRKAKPDGQYFLKSEKVDDFIRDLPVTSLPGVGPVMGRKLAAMSVRSCGDLQQLSLSQLQKKFGPRTGQTLFRFCRGLDDRPVRYEKERKSVSAEMNYNIRFTRIDEAESFLNNLSMEVQRRLQEAGLRGRRVTLKVMVRKVGAPLESAKYGGHGICDNLARTVMLPQCTDSGQLIATAVMKLFHAMKLQVQDLRGVGIQVQLLEGNHSVPKDSTGQRTRSIKELLLGQGSARAHNRGSSRVVGAADNGIEQEKTETAASSSGSTPHPLSPPEPVPGTSKDQQARTPKNPRARLNFSIEIPSPSQVDRSVLEALPAELREQVEQSWSHRDRRPNNHRSPSPQTSAPPPPPPPPQSASLKTCPTSPPRPPASGPALNAPPFGTLVLQIPNQPDTPGIVLELPNFSQVDPDVFAALPKELQEELKSAYNRITIQPQTKMLEQKNPLLQLKQSGAGTSLGRMKRRYKRKNAASPVKKGPSPTKRRHTTNSPAKTLPPLTTSRGSNITENVPSASPSKPDIPESLTKFIPRPAPALAGACDLTDIKTLLREWVTSITEPMEEDILQVVKYCTDLIEDKDLEMLDLVMKYMKRLMQQSVESVWCMAFDFILDNVQVVVHQAYGSTLKIA; encoded by the exons ATGAGTCGAGATGTATGGACGAAGAAGAAAGCCAACGCCAGTGGTGACAATGGTTGGGCTGAAAGG GGCGGCTACATGGCGGCCAAAGTCTCCAAGCTGGACGAGCAGTTTAAGCGTGACGCCCCCAGGGAAAAACAGAAGCAAGGCATATGCTCCAACATCTTCAGCGGAGTGGCCATTTATGTTAATGGCTACACAG ACCCAAGTGCGGATGAGCTGCGCAGACTGATGATGCTGCACGGAGGCCAGTTCCACGTCTACTACTCACGCTCCAAGACCACACACATCATCGCCAACAACTTGCCAAACAATAAAATCCAGGAGCTCAAAGGGGAGAAGATCATTAGGCCGCAGTGGATTATGGACAG TGTGAAGGCTGGGCATCTCCTGCCGTACCTGCAGTACCAGCTGTACACCAAACAGAAAGGCCCACTCTTCCCTGGCATGACGCTGCGCCAGATCTCAGAGATCGCAGGGCCGAGCAACGGGCCGCTGCAGCCCAGCGTCAATCAAAAGCTCCACCTGCCGCAGCACAGCGTACAACACTCTGCTCCCAAACATGACCACCCCTCATCCAGCTACCAGAATGAAGCCAACCCAACACCCAGCCACAGCCAACCTCAGTCCCTCCAGCGCAGCTCTGCAGCTTTCCTCATGAACCCCCAGCCAAGTCACTTAGCGTCCAGTCACCTCAATATAGACCCCAGTCACAGAAGCCCTTTACACACCCACTCAATGTTAAACCCAAGCAGCACAAAGCCCCCACAGTCTCCTCTTCAGACACCTCACCGTTGTCTCAGCAACCAGAGAGCCGGCCAACAGCAACCTCAGAGCAACACCTGCCAGAGCGGCTGCAAGGAAGTGGACTTAAAAGT AAATGGATCCTTGCAGACCTCAGCAGATGTGATAATGAGCCAttccaaaatgaacaaaatgcaACAGTGTGGCAAAGATCTTTACCCACAGGCGGTAAAGCAAGTGCCCCTGACCAATGGACACGTTCATCATGTTAATGGTGCCTTAAAGCCAGAGGACCTGTCTCCTGTTTCAGACGACCCCTCTGTCGACGAGGAACTGCCTGACTACAGAGTCCAGAGTCCTGATATTAAACCTCAGAATCCTCCGGTGCAGTGTCAGCCCAAACCCGACCCGTATGAGTTTCCCCACAGTCCTCCGAAGCAATCTGACCAGTGGCCTGTCTGTTTGGAGGAGTCCAGCTCTCAAGCAGCCAACGAGCAGAGACAtaaaccaccaccaccctcctaCCAGGAGGCTATAAAAGCCACCGAAAGCCACCTAATCCCAAAACAGCTTCAGCCATCCCTTCAGGTGGATTCACCCCCTGAAAAGACTCATCTATCCTCCGCATCTCACTCTCTTTCACATTCACTTGTTCGACTGAACGGAAGTCACCACAATGCCTTTTCATCAGATCCTGCATCTTTCAATACAACCATCACTGAGAAGCCGCCATCATCATCCTCGTCGGCGTCAAAGTCTTCACCTCAGCTGCAGGCAAAGACGAATGATTTGATCTCCGAGTTCTACTCTCACTCACGTTTACACCAGATCTCCACGTGGAGGACCGGCTTCTCCGAGTATGTCAATGAACTGCACAGCAAACGAAAAGCAGCAGGGGGCGCCTCCTTTCCAGGGAAAGAGCGACTAAGGAAATGTGTGGCACTGCGCTCTTCAGACAGTCAAG gtacaTCAGCAGCCCCAATTGTTAAATCTTGTATCCTTCACGTGGACATGgattgtttctttgtgtctgtggggATCCGACATCGACCGGACCTCAAAG GAAAGCCTGTCGCTGTGACCAGTAACCGTGGACAGGCCAGAGTGCCCCTTAGACCAGGGGCCAACCCTCAGCTGGAGCAGCAGTACtaccagaggaaacacactctTCCTACAACAG AGATAAGTGATGAGGATCTACATAGAACTCCATCACAACAGAGTCCTGAGTCACATGCCAACGGAGTGGACCAGGATGTTGCTGTTATGTCTATGGCAGAGATTGCATCTTGTAGTTATGAGGCGAG ACAGGCGGGCGTGAGGAACGGGATGTTTTTTGGCAAAGCGAAACAGTTGTGCCCCTTGCTGCAGGCCGTCCCGTATGATTTTGAGGCTTATAAAGAGGTGGCTCTCAGCATGTATGAGACTCTGGCTAG TTACACCCATGACATTGAGGCTCTGAGCTGCGATGAAGTGTTGATAGACGGTTCTGCTCTGCTGACTGAGTTGGGCGTCAACGCGGATGATCTTGCTGAAGCTATTAGAGCCGACATCAAGGAGAAGTCAGGATGCTGCGCCTCAGTGGGCATGG GCTCCAACATCCTGTTGGCTCGGTTGGCGACGCGAAAGGCCAAGCCGGACGGGCAGTACTTCTTAAAGTCTGAAAAAGTGGATGATTTTATCAGGGACTTGCCAGTAACCAGCTTACCAG GTGTTGGGCCTGTTATGGGCAGAAAGTTGGCTGCTATGTCCGTGAGGTCATGTGGGGACCTCCAGCAGTtgtctctgtctcagctgcAGAAGAAGTTTGGACCCCGGACCGGACAGACCCTGTTCCGTTTCTGCAGAGGCCTGGATGATCGGCCCGTCCGCTACGAAAAGGAAAGAAAGTCTGTCTCGGCGGAGATGAACTACAACATTCGCTTTACAAGG ATTGATGAGGCAGAGAGTTTCCTGAATAACTTGTCCATGGAGGTTCAAAGACGTTTACAAGAAGCAGGGCTGCGGGGTCGCAGAGTTACGCTCAAGGTCATGGTTCGCAAGGTTGGAGCTCCACTGGAGTCGGCTAAATATGGTGGTCATGGCATCTGTGATAACCTGGCCAG GACTGTGATGCTCCCTCAATGCACCGACAGTGGTCAGCTGATCGCCACTGCAGTCATGAAGCTGTTTCATGCCATGAAGCTGCAGGTTCAGGACCTGAGAGGAGTCGGCATCCAGGTCCAGCTCCTTGAGGGAAATCACTCTGTCCCTAAGGACTCCACAGGCCAGCGGACACGCTCCATCAAAGAGCTGTTACTCGGTCAAGGAAGTGCTCGAGCCCACAACAGAGGTTCGTCTCGGGTTGTAGGTGCTGCAGACAACGGCATTGAACAGGAAAAGACTGAGACAGCAGCCTCATCATCTGGCTCCACTCCacatcctctgtctcctcctgagCCGGTCCCAGGGACAAGCAAAGACCAGCAGGCACGAACTCCGAAGAATCCTCGAGCACGTCTCAACTTCAGTATCGAAATCCCCTCCCCTTCACAG GTGGACCGTTCTGTGTTGGAGGCCCTGCCTGCAGAGCTGAGGGAGCAAGTGGAGCAGTCGTGGAGTCATCGGGACAGGAGACCAAACAATCATCGTTCACCGAGTCCACAGacgtctgctcctcctcctcctcctcctcctcctcagtccgCCTCTCTGAAGACGTGTCCGACCTcacctcctcgtcctcctgccTCTGGACCTGCACTGAACGCCCCACCTTTCGGGACCTTGGTTCTGCAGATTCCAAACCAGCCAGACACTCCGGGAATTGTACTGGAACTACCAAACTTCTCACAG gttgatccagatgttttcgCTGCCCTTCCCAAAGAGCTTCAGGAAGAACTGAAGTCTGCCTATAACCGCATAACTATCCAACCTCAGACAAAAATGT TGGAGCAGAAGaacccactgctgcagctcaaacagtCGGGAGCAGGGACCAGCCTCGGTCGTATGAAGCGGCGCTACAAGAGAAAAAATGCAGCGAGTCCGGTTAAAAAAGGACCTTCTCCTACGAAGAGGCgtcacacaacaaacagcccTGCTAAAACCCTGCCACCTCTTACAACATCACGGGGATCAAACATA ACTGAAAATGTTCCCTCCGCATCCCCCTCAAAACCAGACATCCCAGAGTCTCTGACCAAATTCATCCCTCGTCCTGCACCTGCATTGGCTGGAGCCTGTGACCTGACGGATATTAAAACCCTCCTACGGGAATGGGTCACCTCCATAACAG AACCCATGGAGGAGGACATCCTGCAGGTGGTGAAATACTGCACTGATCTGATCGAGGACAAAGATCTGGAGATGCTGGATTTGGTtatgaaatatatgaaaag ACTCATGCAGCAGTCGGTGGAGTCCGTCTGGTGTATGGCTTTTGACTTTATCCTGGACAACGTGCAGGTGGTTGTGCACCAGGCCTATGGTAGCACCCTGAAGATAGCATGA
- the rev1 gene encoding DNA repair protein REV1 isoform X1 — MSRDVWTKKKANASGDNGWAERGGYMAAKVSKLDEQFKRDAPREKQKQGICSNIFSGVAIYVNGYTDPSADELRRLMMLHGGQFHVYYSRSKTTHIIANNLPNNKIQELKGEKIIRPQWIMDSVKAGHLLPYLQYQLYTKQKGPLFPGMTLRQISEIAGPSNGPLQPSVNQKLHLPQHSVQHSAPKHDHPSSSYQNEANPTPSHSQPQSLQRSSAAFLMNPQPSHLASSHLNIDPSHRSPLHTHSMLNPSSTKPPQSPLQTPHRCLSNQRAGQQQPQSNTCQSGCKEVDLKVNGSLQTSADVIMSHSKMNKMQQCGKDLYPQAVKQVPLTNGHVHHVNGALKPEDLSPVSDDPSVDEELPDYRVQSPDIKPQNPPVQCQPKPDPYEFPHSPPKQSDQWPVCLEESSSQAANEQRHKPPPPSYQEAIKATESHLIPKQLQPSLQVDSPPEKTHLSSASHSLSHSLVRLNGSHHNAFSSDPASFNTTITEKPPSSSSSASKSSPQLQAKTNDLISEFYSHSRLHQISTWRTGFSEYVNELHSKRKAAGGASFPGKERLRKCVALRSSDSQGTSAAPIVKSCILHVDMDCFFVSVGIRHRPDLKGKPVAVTSNRGQARVPLRPGANPQLEQQYYQRKHTLPTTEISDEDLHRTPSQQSPESHANGVDQDVAVMSMAEIASCSYEARQAGVRNGMFFGKAKQLCPLLQAVPYDFEAYKEVALSMYETLASYTHDIEALSCDEVLIDGSALLTELGVNADDLAEAIRADIKEKSGCCASVGMGSNILLARLATRKAKPDGQYFLKSEKVDDFIRDLPVTSLPGVGPVMGRKLAAMSVRSCGDLQQLSLSQLQKKFGPRTGQTLFRFCRGLDDRPVRYEKERKSVSAEMNYNIRFTRIDEAESFLNNLSMEVQRRLQEAGLRGRRVTLKVMVRKVGAPLESAKYGGHGICDNLARTVMLPQCTDSGQLIATAVMKLFHAMKLQVQDLRGVGIQVQLLEGNHSVPKDSTGQRTRSIKELLLGQGSARAHNRGSSRVVGAADNGIEQEKTETAASSSGSTPHPLSPPEPVPGTSKDQQARTPKNPRARLNFSIEIPSPSQVDRSVLEALPAELREQVEQSWSHRDRRPNNHRSPSPQTSAPPPPPPPPQSASLKTCPTSPPRPPASGPALNAPPFGTLVLQIPNQPDTPGIVLELPNFSQVDPDVFAALPKELQEELKSAYNRITIQPQTKMLEQKNPLLQLKQSGAGTSLGRMKRRYKRKNAASPVKKGPSPTKRRHTTNSPAKTLPPLTTSRGSNIVKTENVPSASPSKPDIPESLTKFIPRPAPALAGACDLTDIKTLLREWVTSITEPMEEDILQVVKYCTDLIEDKDLEMLDLVMKYMKRLMQQSVESVWCMAFDFILDNVQVVVHQAYGSTLKIA; from the exons ATGAGTCGAGATGTATGGACGAAGAAGAAAGCCAACGCCAGTGGTGACAATGGTTGGGCTGAAAGG GGCGGCTACATGGCGGCCAAAGTCTCCAAGCTGGACGAGCAGTTTAAGCGTGACGCCCCCAGGGAAAAACAGAAGCAAGGCATATGCTCCAACATCTTCAGCGGAGTGGCCATTTATGTTAATGGCTACACAG ACCCAAGTGCGGATGAGCTGCGCAGACTGATGATGCTGCACGGAGGCCAGTTCCACGTCTACTACTCACGCTCCAAGACCACACACATCATCGCCAACAACTTGCCAAACAATAAAATCCAGGAGCTCAAAGGGGAGAAGATCATTAGGCCGCAGTGGATTATGGACAG TGTGAAGGCTGGGCATCTCCTGCCGTACCTGCAGTACCAGCTGTACACCAAACAGAAAGGCCCACTCTTCCCTGGCATGACGCTGCGCCAGATCTCAGAGATCGCAGGGCCGAGCAACGGGCCGCTGCAGCCCAGCGTCAATCAAAAGCTCCACCTGCCGCAGCACAGCGTACAACACTCTGCTCCCAAACATGACCACCCCTCATCCAGCTACCAGAATGAAGCCAACCCAACACCCAGCCACAGCCAACCTCAGTCCCTCCAGCGCAGCTCTGCAGCTTTCCTCATGAACCCCCAGCCAAGTCACTTAGCGTCCAGTCACCTCAATATAGACCCCAGTCACAGAAGCCCTTTACACACCCACTCAATGTTAAACCCAAGCAGCACAAAGCCCCCACAGTCTCCTCTTCAGACACCTCACCGTTGTCTCAGCAACCAGAGAGCCGGCCAACAGCAACCTCAGAGCAACACCTGCCAGAGCGGCTGCAAGGAAGTGGACTTAAAAGT AAATGGATCCTTGCAGACCTCAGCAGATGTGATAATGAGCCAttccaaaatgaacaaaatgcaACAGTGTGGCAAAGATCTTTACCCACAGGCGGTAAAGCAAGTGCCCCTGACCAATGGACACGTTCATCATGTTAATGGTGCCTTAAAGCCAGAGGACCTGTCTCCTGTTTCAGACGACCCCTCTGTCGACGAGGAACTGCCTGACTACAGAGTCCAGAGTCCTGATATTAAACCTCAGAATCCTCCGGTGCAGTGTCAGCCCAAACCCGACCCGTATGAGTTTCCCCACAGTCCTCCGAAGCAATCTGACCAGTGGCCTGTCTGTTTGGAGGAGTCCAGCTCTCAAGCAGCCAACGAGCAGAGACAtaaaccaccaccaccctcctaCCAGGAGGCTATAAAAGCCACCGAAAGCCACCTAATCCCAAAACAGCTTCAGCCATCCCTTCAGGTGGATTCACCCCCTGAAAAGACTCATCTATCCTCCGCATCTCACTCTCTTTCACATTCACTTGTTCGACTGAACGGAAGTCACCACAATGCCTTTTCATCAGATCCTGCATCTTTCAATACAACCATCACTGAGAAGCCGCCATCATCATCCTCGTCGGCGTCAAAGTCTTCACCTCAGCTGCAGGCAAAGACGAATGATTTGATCTCCGAGTTCTACTCTCACTCACGTTTACACCAGATCTCCACGTGGAGGACCGGCTTCTCCGAGTATGTCAATGAACTGCACAGCAAACGAAAAGCAGCAGGGGGCGCCTCCTTTCCAGGGAAAGAGCGACTAAGGAAATGTGTGGCACTGCGCTCTTCAGACAGTCAAG gtacaTCAGCAGCCCCAATTGTTAAATCTTGTATCCTTCACGTGGACATGgattgtttctttgtgtctgtggggATCCGACATCGACCGGACCTCAAAG GAAAGCCTGTCGCTGTGACCAGTAACCGTGGACAGGCCAGAGTGCCCCTTAGACCAGGGGCCAACCCTCAGCTGGAGCAGCAGTACtaccagaggaaacacactctTCCTACAACAG AGATAAGTGATGAGGATCTACATAGAACTCCATCACAACAGAGTCCTGAGTCACATGCCAACGGAGTGGACCAGGATGTTGCTGTTATGTCTATGGCAGAGATTGCATCTTGTAGTTATGAGGCGAG ACAGGCGGGCGTGAGGAACGGGATGTTTTTTGGCAAAGCGAAACAGTTGTGCCCCTTGCTGCAGGCCGTCCCGTATGATTTTGAGGCTTATAAAGAGGTGGCTCTCAGCATGTATGAGACTCTGGCTAG TTACACCCATGACATTGAGGCTCTGAGCTGCGATGAAGTGTTGATAGACGGTTCTGCTCTGCTGACTGAGTTGGGCGTCAACGCGGATGATCTTGCTGAAGCTATTAGAGCCGACATCAAGGAGAAGTCAGGATGCTGCGCCTCAGTGGGCATGG GCTCCAACATCCTGTTGGCTCGGTTGGCGACGCGAAAGGCCAAGCCGGACGGGCAGTACTTCTTAAAGTCTGAAAAAGTGGATGATTTTATCAGGGACTTGCCAGTAACCAGCTTACCAG GTGTTGGGCCTGTTATGGGCAGAAAGTTGGCTGCTATGTCCGTGAGGTCATGTGGGGACCTCCAGCAGTtgtctctgtctcagctgcAGAAGAAGTTTGGACCCCGGACCGGACAGACCCTGTTCCGTTTCTGCAGAGGCCTGGATGATCGGCCCGTCCGCTACGAAAAGGAAAGAAAGTCTGTCTCGGCGGAGATGAACTACAACATTCGCTTTACAAGG ATTGATGAGGCAGAGAGTTTCCTGAATAACTTGTCCATGGAGGTTCAAAGACGTTTACAAGAAGCAGGGCTGCGGGGTCGCAGAGTTACGCTCAAGGTCATGGTTCGCAAGGTTGGAGCTCCACTGGAGTCGGCTAAATATGGTGGTCATGGCATCTGTGATAACCTGGCCAG GACTGTGATGCTCCCTCAATGCACCGACAGTGGTCAGCTGATCGCCACTGCAGTCATGAAGCTGTTTCATGCCATGAAGCTGCAGGTTCAGGACCTGAGAGGAGTCGGCATCCAGGTCCAGCTCCTTGAGGGAAATCACTCTGTCCCTAAGGACTCCACAGGCCAGCGGACACGCTCCATCAAAGAGCTGTTACTCGGTCAAGGAAGTGCTCGAGCCCACAACAGAGGTTCGTCTCGGGTTGTAGGTGCTGCAGACAACGGCATTGAACAGGAAAAGACTGAGACAGCAGCCTCATCATCTGGCTCCACTCCacatcctctgtctcctcctgagCCGGTCCCAGGGACAAGCAAAGACCAGCAGGCACGAACTCCGAAGAATCCTCGAGCACGTCTCAACTTCAGTATCGAAATCCCCTCCCCTTCACAG GTGGACCGTTCTGTGTTGGAGGCCCTGCCTGCAGAGCTGAGGGAGCAAGTGGAGCAGTCGTGGAGTCATCGGGACAGGAGACCAAACAATCATCGTTCACCGAGTCCACAGacgtctgctcctcctcctcctcctcctcctcctcagtccgCCTCTCTGAAGACGTGTCCGACCTcacctcctcgtcctcctgccTCTGGACCTGCACTGAACGCCCCACCTTTCGGGACCTTGGTTCTGCAGATTCCAAACCAGCCAGACACTCCGGGAATTGTACTGGAACTACCAAACTTCTCACAG gttgatccagatgttttcgCTGCCCTTCCCAAAGAGCTTCAGGAAGAACTGAAGTCTGCCTATAACCGCATAACTATCCAACCTCAGACAAAAATGT TGGAGCAGAAGaacccactgctgcagctcaaacagtCGGGAGCAGGGACCAGCCTCGGTCGTATGAAGCGGCGCTACAAGAGAAAAAATGCAGCGAGTCCGGTTAAAAAAGGACCTTCTCCTACGAAGAGGCgtcacacaacaaacagcccTGCTAAAACCCTGCCACCTCTTACAACATCACGGGGATCAAACATAGTAAAG ACTGAAAATGTTCCCTCCGCATCCCCCTCAAAACCAGACATCCCAGAGTCTCTGACCAAATTCATCCCTCGTCCTGCACCTGCATTGGCTGGAGCCTGTGACCTGACGGATATTAAAACCCTCCTACGGGAATGGGTCACCTCCATAACAG AACCCATGGAGGAGGACATCCTGCAGGTGGTGAAATACTGCACTGATCTGATCGAGGACAAAGATCTGGAGATGCTGGATTTGGTtatgaaatatatgaaaag ACTCATGCAGCAGTCGGTGGAGTCCGTCTGGTGTATGGCTTTTGACTTTATCCTGGACAACGTGCAGGTGGTTGTGCACCAGGCCTATGGTAGCACCCTGAAGATAGCATGA